The Blautia obeum ATCC 29174 region GGCGTTTCAGTTCTTCCAAGTCGGGAGCCGTCACACGCACCACATAGGACAGCTTGTACATGGATTCCTTGCTCTGGTCTAAGGTGGATTCCAGCTCATTCACGCTGTCTAAAGCGTCCACCACGTTTGTACTGGTTTCGCTGTCATTCTGCCATGCGTGGTTGTCCAAATCTTTCAGCTCTTTTTTCTTGTTCCGTACCGTGGAGAGGGCTTTCCGGTTTGTGACAATCTCCACATTCATAGAGGTATCAATGGGAAAGGTGAATTGCTGCTGTTGATAGTAAAAGATTTCCGAGGATGGGAAGTCCAGTTCCCCCACAATGCTGTTGATGGTAAAGTAGGCGGCATATACTGTCCCGTCTTCCTGTTCGATTTTCAGATACCGTTGGTTTTCCTCTATCAGACAACGGGTGGGTTTGATGAGGTCATAGTATTTCACCAGCGTTTCCTCCTGAAACCGTTTTTTCGGAAGATAATACTCATAATCTTCGTAGGCGGTTCCGGTCTGCCCGTATAAATGCTCAATCAGGTAGCCAAAATCGTCTTTATCAAGCCGCCGGACTTTGAAGCGGCGTGAGATTTTATTTTCCAGCAGTTTTTCCATCTTCTGAAACCGCCAGATTTCCTCATTGCTCATGGAAACAAAATCCCCCATGAGCTTGTGGTTGACTTCGTGGAGGAAATCGGAAACGGCGGTCTTTGCTTCCCTGCGAAACTGCTTCATGGTGACTTCCTGCTCATTGACAAGCAGCTTGAAGCCGATAAAAAAACGGTAGTCCACCTGATTTTCCCCTATCATGGAAATCAGGTCTTCGGTCTGTGCGTCAATCTTTGCACAGGCAACGTCCTTTAACTTGCCTGTCACTTCCTGTTTGGAGCGTTCCTGTGCCGCCCGTATGCTGGATTCTGTGCTGATTTGCAGGGCGTGAATCTTTCCGTCCCTGTTCTGGGCGATAAGCTGCCGGAAGGAATCGTGTACCTGATATTTCTGTTCGGGGCTTAAAAAGGAATAGTTGTAGGGAAGCAGCTCATAGTAAGCGAAGCACTCCCCGTCATGGTTGAACACAAGGTTATTTTCGATATACTTAATCGGATATGCCATAAATATCACTCCTTACTGCCGTGATGGGCTGTGCCGGATATTCCTTTTCCAGCTTCACGGGCTTTCCTGCATACGTCAGTTTCGGGCGTACCAGATATGCCAGTACGGATTTCAGGAAGCCGTAAGGCTTCTTCCCGTCAAAGGTCTTCTGGCACATGAACCAAGTGAGGGCAAAGGGTACGCCGAAGTATTTCAAAAATGCCCCGTCAATGAATGAAAGGGGAGGGAGGTTCCCTAAGAGCATCACTGCAAACACCGATACCACGAACCACGCCATCTGTGTGAACGTGATGGGGAATGGCAGCTTAAAATCATTGATGGAATAGAGTACCTTTTCCACCGACCAGATACTGGTATAGCTTCGTATTTTCTTCATATTGTCCGTCCTTTCTAAAAGATGGGGGCAGCAAAAGAGCCGCCCCTGAATAAAAAAATCCGCCTGTATTTCCTGAAAGAGATACAGACGGGTCTACCGTAAGATTTCATATACGCCGTGGTTCGTGACAACAAAGGTTCCCTCCAATTCCATGTCACGCCCATAGGCTGCATAGTCGATATAGTTTTGTAAGTGTGCCGGAAGTTCGCCAAGCTGTCCGCTTTCTTCCAGATAGTAGCGAGCCACATCCGCCATATCATCACAGCCGGAATGGCAGATAATATCATCTTCATGCTCACAGAGTTCTTCAATACTGCCAAAGTAGGATTGCAGCTCTGATAGTTCCTCCTGAATGTATTCCGGTAAGTCCTCCACCATTTCACACAGGCGGTTGATTTCCTCAATGGGGGTATATTCGTCAATCTCAAAGGGCAGCTCATAGTCATGGATGGCGTATTCCTTATATTCATCATTCAAACCGATACGTTCTTTGACTTCCTCAAAGTCTACAGGCGGCGTGAACCATGCCCCGACCAGTTCGCCCTCATTGTATTTGCCTAAGTTGGCAATGTAAATCCGCATTTCTTCCACAGTGTCACCTCCATTCTCTGTCATGCTCCTTTTGGGGAGTTACGCTCCCCAAGCCCCTAGTGGACTTCCGCCATGAAGCAATCAGAGCTTGCTCCATAACGGAAGTGTAACAAGGGTTTCCTATGCACCGATAATCTTATTGAACAGTTCCAGTAAGATGTCCTTTACACCGTCCGCATTGAAGACCAGCCCAACCGCTACAAGGGAAACTACCAGAAAACCGATAAGTTTGGAAAATTCCCTCTTAAATCCGAGGTACAGTCCAATTACCACGATTGCCAGCAGCACAAGGGACTGGGCGTTGGATAAAAACCAGTTGTAAAGATTCTGTCCGAAATTCATAAAAGCTCCTTTCTTTGCTGTAAGATTTCTTAGGTTCTAAAATTGCCGCCGTTAAAGCACCACCTCCTTTGCAGCGGCGGCTTGCTGCTTCAGGATTTTTTCATGCTTCT contains the following coding sequences:
- a CDS encoding conjugal transfer protein, with amino-acid sequence MKKIRSYTSIWSVEKVLYSINDFKLPFPITFTQMAWFVVSVFAVMLLGNLPPLSFIDGAFLKYFGVPFALTWFMCQKTFDGKKPYGFLKSVLAYLVRPKLTYAGKPVKLEKEYPAQPITAVRSDIYGISD
- a CDS encoding antirestriction protein ArdA; protein product: MRIYIANLGKYNEGELVGAWFTPPVDFEEVKERIGLNDEYKEYAIHDYELPFEIDEYTPIEEINRLCEMVEDLPEYIQEELSELQSYFGSIEELCEHEDDIICHSGCDDMADVARYYLEESGQLGELPAHLQNYIDYAAYGRDMELEGTFVVTNHGVYEILR